The Pseudomonas sp. SCA2728.1_7 DNA segment GCTTGTGGTTACTTATGTCGGCATACTTTCTGGGGATCTGCATCTGGCGCACGGCGCTGGAGTGGTTTGATCGGCCGCAGGTGAAATAGGCTCCAGAGCCCAACACAAATCCATTGTAGGAGTGAGCCTGCTCGCGATCGCGGTCTGTCAGCTGAATATTTTTGACTGAAAGAACGCTATCGCGAGCAGGCTCACTCCTACAGGGATCTTCATTCAGCGTTTAGTGATCACCACCTCCAGATACTCACTCGGCACCACCAGCGAAGCCTCCCCCGCCCGATTCAACCGGTTGAGCAAATCCGCCAGATCACTCTCCAGCGCCTGCCCGCTCTCCGGCGGCAGTGCCGCAAAGGCCTTGTGCACCGGCCCATACCAATGGCGGAAAATATCGATGAAATGCGCGGCCGAGCGATAGCGAAAATTGAACTCGCGTCGCGTCACGCGCAGCAGAAAATCGCGGTCATCGAAATGCTTGTGCAGCCACGCATCTGAGCCCCAGTTCGAGGGCGGTTGTGCACCGGCAGGTGGTGGCAAATGACGGCCGAGGGTCTTGAACATCTGGCCAACGAAACCTTCCGGCGTCCAGTTGGCCAGACCGATCCGCCCGCCACGGCGACAAACCCGGCCCAGTTCAACAGCAGCCTTGTCCTGATCCGGTGCGAACATCACGCCAAAGGTCGACAGCACGGCGTCATAGCTCTCGTCGGCGAACGGCAGCGCTTCGGCATCGGCCACCTGAAACGTCACGTCGAGATGCTCCGCGCGGGCACGATCCTGGCCGCGTTCCAGCAAAGCCGCGACGTAATCGGTCGAGGTGACCAGGCAACCGCGCCGCGCCGCCGCCAGCGTTGCATTACCGTTGCCGGCAGCGACATCCAGCACCTCCTCGTCACAACGCAGGTCGCAGGTTTCGGCGAGGTTTTCGCCGACGATTTGCAACGTCGTGCCAATCACGGCGTAGTCGCCACTGGCCCAGGCGACTTTCTGGCGTTCCTTCAGGGCAGTCAGGTCAATCGGGGTACTCATAAGCGTGAACTCCGCTGCGAGTGGGGTCGGTGATCATTCGGCCGTCGTCGGATCGATGACCGTCATCACCCGCGCCACACTGTTGGCCGGAAACCCACCGAGTCTGGCGTGTTCGCGTACCTGCTCTTCGTCAGGTGCGATGTACACGCAATAGATCTTGTCAGCGGTGACGTAACTCTGCAGCCACTGCACTTGCGGACCGAGTTCGCGCAAGACATCACAGGACGTTTTCGACACAGCTTTGAGTTCTGCTTCCGACAGCTTTCCGGCCCCTGGAATCTCGCGTTCAATGACGAATTTAGGCATGGCAACCTCGCGCTCTTGTTATGAGGCAAGGCCGGCAGTGACCCTGCTCAAGCACTATCGCGCCGAGACCGCTCGGCGTCCCTGCCAATCGTCTGGCAACCCCGTAAAACCGGGGGTTTGCCGATGAGCGGTGGAAATCTGTAAAGCGTCCGGAACACCTTGAGGATTGCCAAGGTTGGGGGATTGGTTTCTGATGCGTTCTCGCTTCTGGAAAGGACTCGACTGATGTCACTGAAACTCGATTGGCTCGCGCATCACCTGCACCACAGCGACCGTTATGCGCAATGGATCCACCAACAATTCCCCGACGAATACGTCGACCAGCCGCTGACCGAGTGGCAGCGTGAATTTGCCGAGGGCCAAGGCAATGGTGACTGGTCCTGCCTGATCGCCATGGACGGTGAACATCTGCTCGGCGGCGCCGCGCTGGCACGCGATGACCTCGCCCTGCGCCCCGATCTCGGCCCTTGGCTGGCCTGCGTCTTCGTCAGCCCTGAGGCACGCGGGCAAGGGCTGGCGGAACGTTTGATCGAGGGTATTTGCCGGGAGGCGAAAGACTGCGGCTTTGCGCGCCTGTATCTGCACACGCAAAACAAGCAGGACTACTACGCCAAACGCGGCTGGCAGGTGCTGGAACGTTTTCGCGCCTGGGATAACGAACAATGGCTCATGGTGCGTGACCTCTGAGCCATTGCTGTTGCTGATCAGGCCGCAGGCGCCTTTGCCTCCTGCAGCAACTGCTGGATCATCTGCTCTTGCGCTTGGTAGCGACCTTCGCCGAAGTGGCTGTAACGCACCTGCCCCTTGGCGTCTATCAGGTAATGCGCCGGCCAGTACTGATTGTCGAAGTTGCGCCAGATCGCATAGTTGTTGTCGATGGCCACCGGATAGGTGATGCCGAGTTTTTTCACCTGATCCCTGACGTTGTCGATGATCCGCTCATAGCCGTATTCCGGGGTGTGGACACCGATCACCACGAGCCCGTCTTTTTCGTATTTCTTCGCCCAGTCTTTGACGTACGGCAGGGTGTGCTGGCAATTGATGCAGTCGTAGGTCCAGAAGTCCACCAGCACCACTTTGCCGCGCAGGGCTTCAGCGCTCAGCTCGGGCGAGTTCAGCCATTGCACGGCGCCGGCTAGTGACGGCATCGCGCCTTTGCCCTGCTCCATCGGCGAGTCCGCGCGGACTTTGCTGATGAAGTAGTCGAGCACTTTCGGCACGTTTTCCAACACGCTTTTTTCCACGCTGGCGACGCCTTCAGAGGAGGTCTTCGCCAGCAAGGTTTTATCTGCGCCCGTGGCAATCACCGCTGCCGTCGCCAGTACCGCAACCCCGGCACCTCGGCGCAACCAGCCAGTAAACGGGATCGACGGCTTCAGGCGATTGACCAAGCTGCGCCCGGTGGAGATCAGCGTGCCCAGCGACAGCGCACTGCCGGCGCCGTAGGCCAGCAGCAACAGGCTGGTCTGTGCGTTGGCGCCTTGCAGCATGGCCCCAGTGAGGATTACACCGAGAATCGGTCCGGCGCACGGTGCCCACAGCAACCCCGTAGCGACGCCGAGCATGATCGAAGCCATCGGCCCGGCCTTTTTCCGGGTATCCGGATCGAGGCGGTTGCCGAGCATCACGAACGGTCGTGTCAGCCAGTCGCCGATGCGCGCCGAGATCAGCGACAGGGCGAACACGCTCATCACGATCAGTGCGACGTAACGTCCGCTGTTGCTGGCCTGGATCACCCACTCGCTGCTGACCACCGCCAGGCTGGAAATCAGCGCGAAGGTCAGCGCCATGCCGCCGAGGGTCAGCAGTATCGAAGCGCGGCTGCGTTGCGCGCCGGCAAACAGAAACGGCACCACCGGCAGAATGCAGGGGCTGAGCACGGTCAGCAGACCGCCGAGGAATGCGATGAGGTACATAGTGAGTCACCCTTGATCAATGAATGTGACGAGCATTCAGACGTTCTGGCTGTCCAGCCAATGGCTCTGCGGCGTACGGCTCGCGCCGTTCTCGGCAAACATCTGGCCCTGTGGCGTGCGGCTGGAACCGTCCGCGGCAATCAGGCCATCGCTGCCCTGCTTGGCTACTGGCGTCAGTTGAAAGCAGCTGCCGCTGTGGCAGCTATGCTGTTCAACCGCGGCGTTGGCATGGGCGGCGACGCCAGCCAGGGAGAAGGCGATGGCGGTCAAAAAGCGCGATACGTTGTTCATGGTTGTTTCCTTCTATAAAGAGTGATGACTCAGTTGTCGTTGTTGCAGCCATCAGCGAATTTGCTGTAATCGAGCACGCGGGTCTGACCGGCTGAATCGAGGTAGGTCATGCGCGCCTCGACAATCCCGCAAGTCACCGAGTTGTCCTGTTTCAGCGAGATCACTTTCTGGATATCCAGGTGGGTGCCGTAGGTGTAGGTTTGCGCGGTGACAGCGGCTTCGGCGCGGGCCGACAGCGTGCAGATGTTCAACGCGGCAAACAGGCAGGCGGCGATTACGGATTTGTTGTTCATGGGGTTTTCCTCAAGGCGTCAGTGGGTTTGAGCCGAGGCGATCTGTGTGGGCCTCGATGGAGCCTATTTGAGGCTCGCGAGGTATCGCGTCTGTGTCAGGAACAGGCGCGTTTCAATCGCTGTGTATCCCTGCCAGCGGGGGATACACAGCGATACAAAACCCAGGAAAATTGGCGTTTTTGCGTTCCCGTGTATCCGCCGACACGGCAGATACACTGCAATACAAAGGCAGGCAGGCGAGCCGCCGCAGGCTCGATACACTGCACCGCAGTCCCTTTTGATAGAGGTTTGCACCGATGGATCATGTCGATCACATTCTCATCGTCGACGACGACCGCGAGATCCGTGAACTGGTGGGCAACTACCTGAAGAAAAACGGCCTGCGCACCACGGTGGTCGCCGATGGCCGGCAGATGCGCAGCTTTCTCGAGGCCAACACCGTCGACCTGATCGTGCTCGACATCATGATGCCCGGCGACGATGGCCTGCAGCTGTGCCGCGAACTGCGCGTGGGCAAACACAAGGCCACGCCGGTGTTGATGCTGACCGCGCGCAACGATGAAACCGACCGCATCATCGGCCTGGAAATGGGCGCAGACGATTACCTGACCAAACCGTTCGCCGCCCGCGAATTGCTCGCGCGGATCAAC contains these protein-coding regions:
- a CDS encoding class I SAM-dependent methyltransferase, producing MSTPIDLTALKERQKVAWASGDYAVIGTTLQIVGENLAETCDLRCDEEVLDVAAGNGNATLAAARRGCLVTSTDYVAALLERGQDRARAEHLDVTFQVADAEALPFADESYDAVLSTFGVMFAPDQDKAAVELGRVCRRGGRIGLANWTPEGFVGQMFKTLGRHLPPPAGAQPPSNWGSDAWLHKHFDDRDFLLRVTRREFNFRYRSAAHFIDIFRHWYGPVHKAFAALPPESGQALESDLADLLNRLNRAGEASLVVPSEYLEVVITKR
- a CDS encoding DUF4242 domain-containing protein; translation: MPKFVIEREIPGAGKLSEAELKAVSKTSCDVLRELGPQVQWLQSYVTADKIYCVYIAPDEEQVREHARLGGFPANSVARVMTVIDPTTAE
- a CDS encoding GNAT family N-acetyltransferase, whose amino-acid sequence is MSLKLDWLAHHLHHSDRYAQWIHQQFPDEYVDQPLTEWQREFAEGQGNGDWSCLIAMDGEHLLGGAALARDDLALRPDLGPWLACVFVSPEARGQGLAERLIEGICREAKDCGFARLYLHTQNKQDYYAKRGWQVLERFRAWDNEQWLMVRDL
- a CDS encoding cytochrome c biogenesis protein DipZ, with product MYLIAFLGGLLTVLSPCILPVVPFLFAGAQRSRASILLTLGGMALTFALISSLAVVSSEWVIQASNSGRYVALIVMSVFALSLISARIGDWLTRPFVMLGNRLDPDTRKKAGPMASIMLGVATGLLWAPCAGPILGVILTGAMLQGANAQTSLLLLAYGAGSALSLGTLISTGRSLVNRLKPSIPFTGWLRRGAGVAVLATAAVIATGADKTLLAKTSSEGVASVEKSVLENVPKVLDYFISKVRADSPMEQGKGAMPSLAGAVQWLNSPELSAEALRGKVVLVDFWTYDCINCQHTLPYVKDWAKKYEKDGLVVIGVHTPEYGYERIIDNVRDQVKKLGITYPVAIDNNYAIWRNFDNQYWPAHYLIDAKGQVRYSHFGEGRYQAQEQMIQQLLQEAKAPAA
- a CDS encoding DUF2790 domain-containing protein, which codes for MNNKSVIAACLFAALNICTLSARAEAAVTAQTYTYGTHLDIQKVISLKQDNSVTCGIVEARMTYLDSAGQTRVLDYSKFADGCNNDN